One Mercurialis annua linkage group LG3, ddMerAnnu1.2, whole genome shotgun sequence DNA window includes the following coding sequences:
- the LOC126671020 gene encoding probable WRKY transcription factor 14: MENYQGDLTDILRATGQSAHRDHGILVPGPEAPAPSVSNCWEFASSSSSSSASVSTLDDINIGIIKKNSHGGFGDPFVNMRDPLLHELDNVMAAASGCSAYFRSVDDANNFSGANTSSSTNLLAHHHTVFEEDQMNNNNNNNITTNIFSRIQISPNNSTAVKLPPPPVSPPCESPVMASPRGYMNKGSSPMISIDMMNSKSCLIDNTATVQISSPRNLGIKRRKSQAKKVVCIPAPAAVNSRPSGEVVPSDLWAWRKYGQKPIKGSPYPRGYYRCSSSKGCSARKQVERSRTDPNMLVITYTSEHNHPWPTQRNALAGSTRAQPPKNITAATGSKSIWPSSHPQKTPLKTTKDELSQPENDTLSPTNMLASVKEEMEEENEKQIMEMGDRTDAFGDNYRPAMADCSHQHHQPEDFFSELDEIEADPLHHLLFDWSDNTNTTNNNNKNSYEEAKRGL, encoded by the exons ATGGAGAATTATCAAGGTGATTTGACCGATATACTTCGAGCTACCGGTCAATCAGCTCATCGCGATCATGGAATACTAGTACCCGGACCTGAAGCTCCCGCTCCCAGCGTTTCGAATTGCTGGGAGTtcgcttcttcttcttcttcgtcttctGCATCGGTTTCTACTTTAGATGACATTAATATTGGCATCATCAAGAAGAATAGTCATGGCGGTTTTGGCGATCCTTTCGTTAACATGAGAGATCCGCTTCTTCATGAGCTCGACAACGTTATGGCGGCCGCCTCGGGTTGTTCCGCCTATTTTCGCAGCGTTGATGATGCTAATAATTTCTCTGGTGCAAATACTAGTTCTAGTACTAATCTTCTTGCTCATCACCATACAGTGTTTGAAGAAGATCAGatgaataacaataataataataatattacaacTAATATATTTTCAAGAATTCAGATCTCTCCCAATAATTCAACTGCTGTTAAGTTGCCTCCGCCGCCTGTTTCGCCGCCTTGTGAGTCTCCGGTAATGGCTTCGCCGAGGGGCTATATGAATAAGGGTTCTTCTCCTATGATTTCAATTGATATGATGAATTCCAAAAGTTGCTTGATTGATAACACTGCAACGGTGCAGATCTCTTCTCCGCGGAATCTGGGAATCAAGAGAAG GAAGAGCCAGGCAAAGAAGGTGGTGTGCATACCAGCACCAGCAGCAGTAAACAGTAGGCCAAGTGGAGAAGTAGTTCCATCTGATCTATGGGCATGGAGAAAGTATGGTCAGAAACCCATCAAAGGCTCTCCTTATCCAAG GGGATACTATAGATGCAGCAGCTCAAAAGGTTGCTCAGCAAGGAAGCAAGTGGAGCGTAGCCGAACCGATCCAAACATGCTAGTCATAACCTACACCTCGGAGCACAACCATCCATGGCCAACTCAAAGAAATGCTCTTGCTGGCTCAACAAGGGCACAGCCACCCAAGAACATTACTGCTGCTACCGGTTCGAAGAGCATCTGGCCGAGCTCTCATCCTCAAAAGACGCCGCTAAAGACGACAAAGGACGAATTATCACAGCCTGAAAACGATACATTATCTCCTACTAACATGTTGGCATCAGTAAAAGAGGAGATGGAGGAGGAGAATGAGAAGCAAATAATGGAGATGGGTGATCGGACCGACGCGTTTGGCGATAATTACAGGCCTGCAATGGCAGATTGTAGTCATCAGCATCATCAGCCTGAAGATTTCTTTTCTGAATTGGATGAAATAGAAGCAGACCCTCTTCACCATCTTTTGTTTGATTGGTCAGACAACACCAACACcaccaacaacaacaacaagaaCTCATATGAAGAAGCTAAGAGAGGTCTATAA